In Paralichthys olivaceus isolate ysfri-2021 chromosome 12, ASM2471397v2, whole genome shotgun sequence, the genomic window TTTAAGTCCGAGCCAAGTTAAATCCAATATCAAGTAAATGGAAACACTGCAAACTCCATCAGCTTGACCAAAAGCTCCAAACAGCTACTGAATCTGTTTTCCCACCCAGGGAAAACAGATTTGGGTTTGGACCATCTCCAGACAGGAAGATCTCCAGAGctttcaggtgagaggtggtgcCTGAGTAGATCACGCAGGAGGTAGGATatgatgtataaattctgctgcagggattacatgtttttgtttagagTACAGCGACATAAGACATCAACTTTCCAGGTTGATATCCTTGTCTGCATCTTGCACATGTAtggcttctctttttcatcctgagatatcgGCATTCTCGGTCTATCACATgctagaaatgtcatcaacacttcCAAACGTatattttccagacattttactgcTGTACTCTCACACTGAGCCCCTTGTACCTCTTTCAGACCCTATACAAGGGGGGATGGTAaaaactgactcggacatttgtgttgtcacCTACAGTTGAGTGCAGGTCTGAAGgcagcttaaaaaaaaattctaaagagactttagttgcacttatacattgcacttacatgtagcacatGGTGGTTTTGCATTTGAAGTTAATGTACTAACATGAtgcttgctgttctgggtttctACCTTAAtagttgaatgcacttattgtaagtcgctttagataaaagctaaatgaaatgttacGTAATGTAAAAATGGTTCTTGTGGTGAGACTAATATGTCAACAACGTAGGGCAAAGAACAGATTAAGAATGGATTAGTTCttgtgaaaatggaaaatgagcAACCACAGTTTCCTGGCACCTGGGCAGACTGCATACACTGATGAAGATCTTGTGATATGATCAAAACTCCAGATCAGCTACTGAATGGAGCCTGTGGGCAAACAGCAACAGTCAAATTAGGTTTTCAAGAGCTTAACAAACGTGTTGTCTCCTGCTGGGACAACGTGATTGGCTGCAGTTGATTGGCGTCTCTTGTCAGGAATATGAAGACTTGACCCATGGACactattttataaaaacatactGTTCCTTACACCAGACGTGGAGAGGGCATTGTGCAGTCAGGGGCGTGCGTTTGACCTCAAGCCTGTCACTGACAACAGATGTCCAACACTAATCAGTGTCATTAACTCAGCCTAAATATGACTGGGGATGCTGCACTTTTTGTCTCGTCCACTGAGATGCTTAGTTAAGGAGAAGGGACGCACGCTGTGGAACCAAATTGATCAAtgtgtcagaggaggaggaggtaaaggTCACGGTTGTCTACGATTGTGACCCGGCGTTGTCTGGTCATGAGAtgttggtgaactttgaccctcTGCTCGCCAGTGAGGATAAAGAATTTGTTCACAGAAGACAATATGTTTATAAATCATCTCTGCTTAAACTTTGCCTGATTCAATGTGGTTGTATCCTGGTTGGTGTcactgtgtgcacatgtgttttACGAGGGTGGTCTTTTTCCTGTCAGCTGCTGCGGCCTGTAAATAATGCGCTAAGAGGTGTTTGTTGAGGACTTTAACTCATGTGTCGCTGAAGCTGCTTTCTCTCACTGTAAAGAAGATTACTCACTTCACCACCACCTGCAGGACGAATCTGTTTGTGTAGTTGCTGTGTGAAACTGCAGGTCATTTAAACATCCCATACAACCACTGGAATTAAATGCACCTCTTAGCTTCTGTATAAACTTGTATCAGGATGCTGAATATGGAAATGAAGGACTATTTGCACTTAATTCTCATCTTTTGTGATACAAATAAAGAGTCCTGATTATGTAGTTCAACAAATCAACAATCGGCTACTTCGCAAAACGGCTCCACAGCTGTTTTGTCTCCCAGTTTGAAATAAACTCAGACTTTACTTCAAGTTTTATTGGAAAAATAGACTGAATTGACATAAACTAACCTTTCATGCAGACAAAACTGTTGAAAAACCGATTAAGGAGTCTTTAAGACTTCTGAGGTCTGCCAATTTTAACAGGATTAAGGGAAAAGAGGATCAGCTAAAAACTAATGTTTGCCATCAAGGTTGAGACGTGACAGCTTTACCTCAGGATGAGGATCACACAGTCATGTCTCTGGATGCAGCCAGACACTGTGTTGTTGACTGCCTCAAATCTATTGTGTTGTTATAGTTAATCATGAATGATGTGCCATGTGGGAGACATGTTAATCGTGCTGGGACGCAGTGGTAAATAAATTACAAGGTTACATAAATGAAGctataaaacaatgaaaaacattttactgcaagaaaaatgatttaaatgtaaaagtctGAAAAGTGTTGTTAGTTACATGTACTCAAAGTAATACAGTGAaaaatttattattatttgattatgtAGAAATCTTTGACTGAATTATTCTTTataattattcttattattttcttaatgtttttgttgtttttaatcatcatttctgagtattattataatattatatattatgataTTGATGAAACTAAGTATGGGatatgtgtattattattaatattttcttaatatttttgttgtttttaatcatcatttctgagtattattataatattatatattatgataTTGATGAAACTAAGTATGGGATATGTGACAGTGATTGTGACCATAGTTGGTGTTGTAGACGGGGCGGAGCTGTGCGTCTCCCTCCGCCCCTGATGCACCGAAGGGGCTTACCCGGATCTACCGCTGCAGATATTTCCCAGGCTCCTCCCTGCGCCTTATAACAGGATATCTCACTGGCGCGAAAAACGCACTGTGTGGCTTTCTCTTACGCATTGTGGGCTGAAACCTAGATCCTGTTGTCTCAGCCCCGGCGTGTGTGCGTGGccccttttgttttttcttctggttTAAAGAGAACTCAAAGAAAAGTAGTAGCAGCACGTCTTTAAATCCAGTCTGACCTGGCGGATCCTTTACGCGTCTGATCACCGTGTACTCTTTGCTCTTTGGCTGCTGCAGGGGGGTTTCTCATGCCCTCGTAATTCACGTTGAGATTTTCTCTGCGGAGAAGCCGGTGAGTACAGTTTGATACCGATTGCTTTTTTTGAAACTTTCCGACGAGGACTTCTCTGTGCGCTTTTACGCAGACATAGTGTGGCACTTTTCTTATTTCCCTTTACCGGTTCTCGGCTGCTCGCTAGAACAAAGCGCAGCCTTCATTTCAGGAAGCACAGCCCTAATGGTTCAGCAGTTTCCCGCAGTAAAACTAAAAGTGTGCAGCCTCCTCGTGTCCAAATCACCTCATTCAGAACTTGTTGTGACTTATAGCTGGCGTTAATGTacagactatatatatatatatatatagacgtGGATTATGTAATAACCCTGTGCGCCTTGGACAGTCTGCAAAGAGCATCCACAAGATCCAATCAATTATTAATGTGGTCTGTTTGTGGAAAGTAGGCTGTTGTGAAACACAGACAGGGGATGCGATGTCCTAATTACCCATGATGGAGACTTGAAATGTTATTATATCATGTGATGGATGGGAGCTACTTTTTAAAGGACCATTACTAATGACTGATGTTCCCCTCAGGTTGAACAGGACGTTCTCCACAGAGCTGATATCTGATCCTTTTTGGGAATAAACTCTACCAGACTTGTTACTATCTGGAAACATGGCGTTCGACTGTTTCCAGCACTATTTTTTGGATGATTTCGACACCGAGGAGGACTTTTACAAGTCGACCGCGCCGAGCGAGGACATATGGAAAAAGTTCGAGCTGCTGCCCACCCCTCCCATGTCTCCGACCCGGACTCTTAGCGGCGCTGCCCTGCACCTCTCGCCGGGAGACAAACTCAGCTGGCTGTCCAAGGTGCTGGGGCAGGACGAGGAGTGCGAGGGTCCCTTCATCCCGGACACGGAGAAGCTGTTCGGGAACCTCAGCTCCATCATCATCCAGGACTGTATGTGGAGCAGCTTTTCCGCCAGCAAGCAGCTGGAGAAGGTCAGCGGGAGAGTGGCGGCCACCGCTGCCTCCCCGGTAGCGCAGATCTCCGTGAGACCCAACAAAGCGCAGTGCGTCTCCACGGGTGGCCCGCTCCCCGCCTCGGCCACAGACTGCGTCGACCCGGCGGCTGTTCTCACCTTCCCGgcgagcagctgcaggaagccGGCCTCGTCAGGCTCCGAGTCTCGCTCTGATTCCTCTGGTAAGGAAGCAGTCATGCTCTAAATTGCCCCACCCTGCCCCGGCCTCGGGATTATATTGCCCTCTAACAATGCGTAATTTGGAAAACATGGGCTGCAGTTGCATAACTGTGGTGTGTGGTGCAGCGGGGTTATCAAGCGCAGCATAGTCACTTTAAAGCTGGATTTACACGCTCCCCCTCACAATGCGCCACATGTTTGATCTGCGGTCTTTTAAAAACCGCGCCCTCGCCACTTCTGCTTGAATTCCTCCTCATTCAGTATCTTCCAGCAGCTCTGCATTACAATCAGAGTGCGGTAGAGGGGCGGGGTGACCGGGTCTCCTGGTGATTTATCACTACTACTATACAAAGTGACAGAGCATGAGAGGAACTCCTTACCATTCCCAAATTAGACTGAGAGCACTGCTCAATGACAAAGGCTTAAAGTCCAGATTGTTTGGCATGAATGAACAATGAGCTCCTGCTTTACCCTCCACAGACAGAGGGATACTGATCTGCGCGTTTTAAAGGAATGCACTTCCTTGTAGTCACTTTAGTTAAAGTTTGATTAAGCTGAGGCATCTGAAGCATTGACGTATTTTGTAAAGGATGCTATAGAAAAGTCTTTCTTGCAAACCCTGTAAATGTTGCTGAATAAATTTTCTATGTAATgacagatgatgaagaggaaatcGATGTGGTCACCGTGGAGAGCAAGCAGAACCGGGTGCGGCTGGTCAACGTCAGAAAGCCAGTCACCATCACGGTCCGGGCCGACCCATGCCCCAAACGCTTCCACATGTCCGTCCACCGGCAGCAGCACAACTACGCCGCCCGATCACCAGATAGTGAGCCTGAGGATGaagacgacgatgatgatgatgatgacgacgatgatgatgatgatgatgaggaggaggaagaagagtaTGAGGAAGAGCCTCAAAGCAAGCGTGCCTGCACAGCATCCAGCCAGCAGGTTCGTGGCTCCCAGCCCACCTCTCCCTCAGAGTCCCCCCAAAACTCAGACGCAGAAGACACTGACCGCAGACGGAACCACAACTTCctagagaggaagaggaggaacgaCCTCCGCTCTCGTTTCCTCGCCCTGCGGGATGAAATCCCCGGCCTGGAATCAGCTAAGACCCCTAAGGTTGCCATCCTGACACAGGCGACGGAGTACCTTGTGGAGCTGCACTCAAGAGAGAAGCGGCAGCTCCTGGAGAAGAAGCGCCTCAAGTCCcgtcagcagcagcttctccgcAGATTATCTGAGCTGAAGCGCTCCTGAGACTCTGTCACAGTCaagaacatttttgaaaagcTACAGTTCTTTTTCATAACCACATGCCTCATGTGAATAGCCATGGAATGAATTTTGTGTGGAACACGTTAATATTGCTGTGGGCTTCCGCTGAATTGACAGTGCTGGCCTGTGAACCTGTCACGGGGAGGAGCAGTTagatctctgtgtgttttatatttttctttgcaCAGTGTGTTAATTTGGAACACGGAGGCTTGAATTAATTTACTTTTATAGCTATGACCAAGATATATCCTGGTATGTTTTGATGGGGGACTGAGAAATGGTTGTTAATAGTTACCAGTGTGATGCCTGTATCcttcaaggtgtgtgtgtgtatgtggaagCAGGTTGGGGGGGTCTTCAGTGCACACTTGAGTGAAGTGTGAATGCCTTTCTGTGTACATACTATTGAATGAGACTGATTGTGCGACTGATTGTGTGATGTACAGATTGTCTTGTAAATAATAGCTTATTGCTCCTGATGAAGGAGAAGGAATCAAGAGTTGTCACCGGGTATAGCTCCTCTGTTTAACGGGCCACCAGGCGCAGGGGAGCCTCTATTTTGTTAAGAAAATaggaaaactgacaaaaaaatgaaaaaaaggaagaaagtaGCACTGCtgtactttatattcacatgtcACTTTGTGATTTCAATGCTTCTCCAGAttttggttgatttttttttttttttaaagcatgcTAACATCAACAGCAACATTAAATTTTTATACCATGTTTGCTTAAAAAGAACTGTCTTTGGTTTTTATTCAAATACTACACCgtattttacagctgttttcagacgtcCACTAAAGtctggaaagagacagagaacacaaatgtctgagtctcttttccagaacttttcctgccagttAACTAGTAAAATATCTGGATAACACTCTACAGATGCAGCTTTTTGGTGATCAGGGCCAATGCCAGTGTAGATATGCTGTTTGTTCCTGACCCAGGCAATATCCTGCTGCGTTTTTCATATGTTAATTGCAAACTCTGGAAAAGGTCCGGACCCACTTtcccggagttcatgtctgaaaatggaaaCATCACAAGTTTAATCCTCTGCAAAAAGAATCTCAGATTATTTTCACCTTGCTGTCAATCTCATTTCTAAATTAGCCCACAACTTCCATCAGTTTCTCTgtcaatttaaagaaaaaacaccaaAGTAATTTTTTTAGATTGAAATGTTTGAGGCGGTAGTaagaagaaatgaaacagaTTAAATTCAGCATGCCTCACACTGACAGAGTTGGTAGTCTGCAGTACATGCAGCTGTGGCAGTGCCTCTCCAGACACACAACTTACTATCACATTCAAATCAATTGCAAATGAGGGTGAACTGTTGCCGCTCATTGACACTGTGCTatgtgtgaaataaatgagCAGGTCCTGTTCATCAGCTTCTAGGAGGTGAGACTGAACTTGTCCTTGAGACTTGCCCTtgaacagagtgtgtgtgtgtgtgtgtgtgtgtgatacagtcGTGGATCCTCCCCTCTGCAGTGGCTGCTGCATGCTGGGCACCTGATGTGCTCTGAAGTAGgttacacacactcaaacacacataaatgcgTTCATACTATCGGTATCTTTAGAACAGTCCCGGGGGTTTGGAGACAGGTGTGAACTGCTGCTGGGATTCAGTGCAGCTCTTAACACCGGTATGCAGTCAGAGAGCAAAATCTTCCAATGATTCCGATATTAGTGGACTAGACTCACTGCATGTCTCCATTCATGAGACATTTGTTGCGTCACATGACCTTTACAGCCCTTTGTTGATAGTTTGACCCTTCACATGCAGCTGCTGTCCCCCAGAGAGCACCCTGTTTTTATGATAGATGAAATTATTTTCATGTAATAcataatcataataatgcatGAGAATTAACTTTACATAGGAATGAAAATCCTCAAACTTTGTTGACCTGCAAAGAGCAACATTGCATTTTAACCTCAATGAAACAACACAAGTCCACATTTGAGCAATTTGACACAAAAACAGGTTACCACGAAATGTGGTGTGTGAAAATAGTTTGGGTCAGGAACAAAACCTGCTCAATTTTGGTGCATATGCAAAACGGGGCAAATCCAGGGATTTATTAGATCTCTCTTGTGCAGTATGAGATGGGATggtttttttctacattttcattgaGTTCTCAGAATTTTATTCACGGAtatcaatgaaaaaaataagCATGTTCAAtttactgatatttatgagagtgtgcaatttggtgcagatcaaaatacAAATCGGgatctattgaatttaaatgtgcactCTACTTAATATAGTCTACTCTTTATttcagctttgcttttttttaacaaggGTTATTTAGACAAACATTGTTACATAGTGAGAAGTGATATGTAGCTATTATGTTACAGGGTATAAAGGACATAAAGGTGaagctgttgggccttggaggaggaaCACACTCTACTGAGTATCATTCTTGTTCTGTataaaactgaactaaattcctATCATGAGGGAAATTCTTGTCAATGAGCTCCtgtctgatgctgctgctgccctaTCGATGACCTCACTGGCGGGTCTCTGCACGTCTGGATAACTCAGGCTTGAACTGCAGCCATTTGTTTAATAAACTCAAGAAACAATTGGGTTCAAGTCAGGCCTGACAGACGAGCCGGGCACACCCGAGCTCCAACCGTCTCACACCTCACTGTTCCTTTGTGATGGCTGGGATTGGTTGGTGTTTCACCTGTTCACTCTCTGGGCCCCATTTCCAGCCCTGAGGGCACAGATCTCTGGAGAAGCTGAACATTTCCCTTACATAAATTAGCTCTCAAGAGGCTCTGTTGAGGGAGTTAAATAACCCCCAGATGGagaacagaaaatacaaaaaacgtTTATCGAAAAATCTCTGTGATATCTCTGCAGTTGTTGTATTTACTTGGTAAACTGAGAACAAAAGAATCAACATATGAGGTAATACAAACCTAAGTGATTTTGGGATGAAGTGCAGTCCAAGTAAACAGCAGTCATTCCTCTCAGAGTCACAGGGCTGTTTGCACGATCACATCAGGAAGTGAAAGCAAAACTCGGATATCAGGTCTTGGACCAGGTCGGCATAACCTCATACTTTTCCTGTTTCCCTCCAATCACAGAATTCATCTGAATGATGCAGCACAAGATGAGGAAATCAGTCATTAATTCAATAACATAGTCCAAGTTCAGAGACTTTTCCCTGGGGATGTTCTGTTACTGAAGCCCAGGGGTCATTTCAGGACCATGCACAGACCAACACCGGTATGCAAAGGGCTTCAATCACAGTATGTGTCTGAGGatgcaaatgaaaatattaGAGACTCCATGTTGCTTCATTCTGAGGAACAAAAATTTGCAGGCTTGTTTTCAAAATACGCAACAGCATCtagtatgttttgttttttttatattttttctccattcaCACTGAAATCAGAATGAGGTTTTCAGAGGCAACTAAATTTGTTGTGATgttcaccacaaacacacaatggatACGCTGCTCCTGTGTTTAAAAGAGCTGGGTTTTTTTCCTAAAGGGAAACAATGAGGTAAGAGGATCTCTTTGTTCTGTGGGATGCTCTGTTAAGCTCTGACGGTTAACTTGCCAGGCCTGATTTTCTAGTCTCAAGTTCATGCAACACCCACACAGAGCACATTCTGAAGTGCATGTGTgatcactctcacacacacgtggCCATCTCCTTCCAAAGCATGTATACTTTGTTCTCCCACATCTGCAAGCTTCATGTGATTTTAGCCCTTTAATCCCAAACAGCTGCAGTCTGTTGCTGTCCCATTCACAAACTAattatctgctgtgtgtgtcagtggagaTCTGTGTCATAGAGATCGACTTCTACTCCAGAGGTAAAACCCAGCACATGACAGATTTATTGGTGATCAGACAGAAGTGTGCGATGTGTGTGATTGGGGTGGGACTGTGAAGAATTGATGATGTGGCTGAGTAGAGAGCCTCTCTCtgatttatacacacacacacaggtttgcacatATATCCTTTTGAGGACTTTGAATTTACTTTCCTTCATTGTGGACAGCAAAATCAAAAGCTAAACCCTGAACCAAGCTTGGTTAACCAAGTTTAACCCTAACTGTAAAGGgtaatttttgtattttgtcctTAGTTGTTTGAGCCACAGTATACGGATGAAGGTTGCCTTgagtgaaaagcaaactgtgggtaaagtctggacccaattctccaaCCTTTATTCATAGATCATGTCTGAATATGGCTTGAGGGATGTGTGTTGGACCTCACAGAACTCTGACCAGTTAGAATTAAGACCTAATAGAACATGCTGCAATAGCGTGTATAGCTACTTGAGAAATCTACTTAGTGAATAGTTGGCCATGCAGCATAATTAATGGGCTAACTGCACGATTAATGCAGATTGTTTTTAAACCCTGTTCATATTTTTGTAACAGGGAGACGGAAAGTTCCCTGGAAGCCCAGAAATTGTGTATAACATAATCCACTTTATCATATACAGCAGATGAAGCACATTATATCCAAAATGGTGTATATTCAATATGTTTGCACTTGTCTTAACTTGTCTTAACCTAACCAACTGCTCAAGCTGTGAGCGTTTGCTAAAAAGCAGATGAACACGTCTTACAGGAGACACGACACCAGTCATACTTGCTGCTCTGGCATTTCATCACTGATGAACGAGCACTGAGGTCTAACCGGTGCAAACCTGCAGATTTGAAAACATCTTTGTGTGACAACTGAAATTTACCTTAGTGGTCTTATAATTGAGCAACAAATAAAGTGCATATGGGTTTCTGGTAAGAGGGAGGATAAACTTTTGCAACAGTCAACGAAATGAACCTCCAACTTCTGCActttaacagagagaaaaaaacacacagacacacaaacaggcacattAAGCAATATTTCCACCGTGTTCACTGGTGGTGTTCTGACTGGCCTGGTTTGTATGGCGTGTATACATTGCATGTTTTCACAGAGGGGGCTGAGGCGGAAACAGACCATAAACTTGTCGCACTGGTTTGTGATTCTAAGAGCATGGTTGAACTGGCTGCTTATCCCTGACCTACATGTTGCAGGGGGG contains:
- the LOC109628205 gene encoding protein L-Myc-1b-like — protein: MAFDCFQHYFLDDFDTEEDFYKSTAPSEDIWKKFELLPTPPMSPTRTLSGAALHLSPGDKLSWLSKVLGQDEECEGPFIPDTEKLFGNLSSIIIQDCMWSSFSASKQLEKVSGRVAATAASPVAQISVRPNKAQCVSTGGPLPASATDCVDPAAVLTFPASSCRKPASSGSESRSDSSDDEEEIDVVTVESKQNRVRLVNVRKPVTITVRADPCPKRFHMSVHRQQHNYAARSPDSEPEDEDDDDDDDDDDDDDDDEEEEEEYEEEPQSKRACTASSQQVRGSQPTSPSESPQNSDAEDTDRRRNHNFLERKRRNDLRSRFLALRDEIPGLESAKTPKVAILTQATEYLVELHSREKRQLLEKKRLKSRQQQLLRRLSELKRS